DNA sequence from the Vibrio pelagius genome:
TTACCAAGCAGCTATCTCTGAGTGCACTGCAGATGCAAAAGCATTTCTAGAGAAAGCGGTAGCAGAAGCAACGGTATTAGACGCATCTCAAGTTGAAAGCACTGTTGAAGTGACGGGTACTTCGCCAGCTACAGGCAGCAAAAAGATCGTTGCGATTACTGCTTGTCCAACGGGTGTTGCACATACCTTCATGGCAGCAGAAGCGCTTGAGGCAGAAGGCAAACGCCTAGGTCACCAAATCAAAGTGGAAACTCGCGGCTCTGTAGGTGCGAAGAACCAACTAACAGACCAAGAAATCGCAGACGCTGACCTTGTTATCATCGCAGCCGACATCGACGTTCCACTGGATCGTTTCAACGGTAAGCCTCTTTACAAAACAACAACGGGTCCTGCGCTTAAAAAGACAACTCAAGAGTTTGAGAAGGCGTTCGCTGAAGCTAAGCCATATCAACACACAGCTTCTTCTTCACAAGCAGCACCTGCCGATGAGAAGAAAGGCGTGTACAAGCATCTAATGACAGGTGTATCTCACATGCTACCTGTTGTTGTAGCGGGTGGTTTGATCATCGCGCTCTCTTTCGTATTCGGTATCGAAGCGTTTAAAGAAGAAGGCACACTAGCGGCAGCACTGATGACTATCGGTGGTGGTTCAGCATTCGCATTGATGATTCCGGTTCTTGCTGGTTTCATTGCATTCTCAATTGCTGACCGTCCGGGTCTGGCTCCGGGTCTAATCGGCGGTATGCTGGCTAGCTCTACAGGCGCTGGCTTCCTAGGTGGTATCGCAGCTGGTTTCATTGCAGGTTACTCTGCGAAGTTCATTGCTGACAAGGTTCAACTTCCACAATCTATGGAAGCACTGAAACCAATTCTGATCATTCCATTTATCGCGAGCTTGTTCACTGGCCTTGTGATGGTTTACATCGTAGGTGGTCCGGTTTCTGGCGTAATGAGCGCAATGACAGACTTCCTAAACAACATGGGTACGTCTAACGCGATTCTGCTAGGTGTGATTCTAGGCGCAATGATGTGTTTCGACCTTGGTGGCCCAGTAAACAAAGCAGCTTACACATTCGGTGTTGGTCTACTGGCTTCACAAACTTACGCACCAATGGCAGCAATCATGGCAGCAGGTATGGTTCCTGCTCTAGGTATGGGTCTTGCGACTTTCCTAGTGAAAGACAAGTTTGAAGCGGGCGAGCGTGAAGCGGGTAAAGCGTCATTCGTTCTTGGTCTATGCTTCATCTCTGAAGGTGCGATTCCATTCGCAGCGAAAGACCCAATGCGTGTTATCCCAGCGTGTATGGCAGGTGGTGCTCTGACTGGTGCTCTATCAATGCTGTTTGGTGCTCAACTGATGGCTCCACACGGTGGTCTATTCGTTCTACTGATTCCGGGTGCTATCTCTCCAGTACTTATGTACCTAGTGGCGATTGCAGCAGGTACAGCGGTAACTGGTTTCGGTTACGCAGCACTTAAAAAGATGAGCGATTCGAAGGTAACTGCAGCAGCTTAACCCCCACTTCATTAAGCTCCTATAAACTGCTCATTAGCAGAACAAAGGCTCCTCATTTGAGGAGCCTTTTTTGTCTGATGTGCCCCGGAAAGGCCAAAGAACAATATAATAACTTAACTTGTTTTGATATCGCAGCTTAGCTGGTTAATGTCTCTTCAAAGACACCCAGCTCTCGACCAAGCCAAATAGCACGAACAGTATGATCCAGTGTTTCTTCACCGCCAGTCACAGGGTGGATAAGCACTGACATATCACCGCGTTCCTGTTCAAGCCATTCAATAATGCCTGAATCTTTATTGGCAAAATGCATCTCAAACATAGGCATTTTGTGAGGGCCTACAAGACGCTGAACCAAAGGGAAAACTTCAAGAACATCTTTTCGCTCTGCAATGATCTTCTGACGAAGCGCTTCGGCTTGCTCTGCAAATCGCAGAGGGAAATAGATATGACCGTGGTACATATAACCATCCTTACACAATA
Encoded proteins:
- a CDS encoding DOPA 4,5-dioxygenase family protein; amino-acid sequence: MYHGHIYFPLRFAEQAEALRQKIIAERKDVLEVFPLVQRLVGPHKMPMFEMHFANKDSGIIEWLEQERGDMSVLIHPVTGGEETLDHTVRAIWLGRELGVFEETLTS
- the fruA gene encoding PTS fructose transporter subunit IIBC — translated: MNITIITACPSGVANSIIAAGLLEQATKALGWNAAIECQSSVLPESPVSQDAIDSSDVVVIAANTNVDKTRFVGKKVYQAAISECTADAKAFLEKAVAEATVLDASQVESTVEVTGTSPATGSKKIVAITACPTGVAHTFMAAEALEAEGKRLGHQIKVETRGSVGAKNQLTDQEIADADLVIIAADIDVPLDRFNGKPLYKTTTGPALKKTTQEFEKAFAEAKPYQHTASSSQAAPADEKKGVYKHLMTGVSHMLPVVVAGGLIIALSFVFGIEAFKEEGTLAAALMTIGGGSAFALMIPVLAGFIAFSIADRPGLAPGLIGGMLASSTGAGFLGGIAAGFIAGYSAKFIADKVQLPQSMEALKPILIIPFIASLFTGLVMVYIVGGPVSGVMSAMTDFLNNMGTSNAILLGVILGAMMCFDLGGPVNKAAYTFGVGLLASQTYAPMAAIMAAGMVPALGMGLATFLVKDKFEAGEREAGKASFVLGLCFISEGAIPFAAKDPMRVIPACMAGGALTGALSMLFGAQLMAPHGGLFVLLIPGAISPVLMYLVAIAAGTAVTGFGYAALKKMSDSKVTAAA